In the genome of Muntiacus reevesi chromosome 5, mMunRee1.1, whole genome shotgun sequence, one region contains:
- the CORT gene encoding cortistatin: protein MSSPRAGDKYQPACKMLALCLLLPLLLLPSGAATALFPEGGLAGHESGHMQEVAEIKTNSLLTFLAWWYEWASQARAVPFVGGEAREVSKRQEGAPLHQSTRQDKTPCKNFFWKTFSSCK, encoded by the exons ATGAGCAGCCCCAGAGCTGGAGACAAGTACCAGCCAGCCTGCAAGATGCTGGCCCTCTgcttgctgctgccgctgctgctgctgccctcgGGGGCCGCCACTGCCCTCTTCCCAGAGGGCGGCCTCGCCGGCCACGAGAGCGGG cacatgCAGGAAGtggcagaaataaagacaaacaGCCTGTTGACTTTCCTTGCGTGGTGGTATGAGTGGGCCTCCCAGGCCAGGGCAGTGCCCTTCGTAGGAGGGGAAGCCAGGGAGGTATCCAAACGGCAGGAAGGCGCACCCCTCCATCAGTCCACACGCCAAGATAAAACACCCTGCAAGAATTTCTTTTGGAagaccttctcctcctgcaagtAA
- the DFFA gene encoding DNA fragmentation factor subunit alpha: MEVASGVAAPEPGEIRALKQCLLRRNKSREQHGVAASCLEELREKACDILAIDKSLAPVTLVLAEDGTIVDDDDYFLCLPANTKFVVLAGNEKWTHNSDGGTAWITQESFDRDETDSGVGMKWKNVARQLKEDLSSIILLSEEELQMLIDVPCSELAQELGQSHVAVQGLQNTLQQVLDQREEARQSRQLLELYLRALEKEGGILSKQQESRADLGDERDAVDTGVRESSSKVTPASQILLALKEKPAPELSLSSQDLELVAKEDPKALAVALNWDIKKTEAVQQACDQELSLRLQQVQSLRSLRSISARTSSLPGDMENPKRTRRDPM, from the exons ATGGAGGTGGCCAGCGGCGTTGCAGCTCCGGAACCCGGCGAGATCCGGGCTCTAAAGCAGTGTCTGCTGCGCCGCAACAAAAGCCGGGAACAGCACGGCGTAGCGGCCTCTTGCCTCGAGGAGCTGAGGGAGAAGG CTTGTGACATTCTGGCCATTGATAAGTCCCTGGCACCAGTAACCCTAGTCCTGGCAGAAGATGGCACCATAGTGGATGATGATGATTACTTCCTGTGTCTTCCGGCCAATACTAAGTTTGTGGTATTGGCTGGGAATGAGAAGTGGACACACAATTCAG ATGGAGGTACAGCTTGGATTACCCAAGAGTCCTTCGACAGAGATGAAACAGACAGCGGGGTGGGGATGAAGTGGAAAAACGTGGCCAGGCAGCTGAAGGAAGATCTCTCCAGCATCATCCTGCTGTCCGAGGAGGAGCTCCAG ATGCTCATTGATGTCCCATGTTCGGAGCTGGCTCAGGAACTCGGCCAAAGTCATGTGGCAGTCCAGGGGCTCCAGAACACTCTCCAGCAAGTTCTTGACCAGAGAGAGGAAGCCCGTCAGTCCAGGCAACTTCTGGAACTTTACCTCCGGGCTTTGGAGAAGGAAGGTGGCATCTTGTCAAAGCAGCAAG AGTCCAGAGCTGACCTCGGAGATGAGAGGGATGCTGTTGACACAGGCGTTAGAGAGAGCTCCTCCAAAGTTACGCCTGCAAGCCAGATCCTCTTGGCGCTGAAGGAGAAACCTGCCCCAGAGCTGAGTTTGTCTAGTCAGGATCTGGAG CTGGTTGCCAAGGAGGACCCTAAAGCACTGGCTGTTGCTTTGAACTGGGACATAAAGAAGACGGAAGCCGTTCAACAGGCCTGTGATCAGGAACTTAGCCTACGCCTCCAGCAAGTGCAGAGCTTGCGTTCTCTGAGGAGCATTTCAGCAAGGACAAGTTCACTGCCTGGAGACATGGAGAACCCCAAACGAACCAGACGAGACCCCATGTAG